In Populus alba chromosome 9, ASM523922v2, whole genome shotgun sequence, a genomic segment contains:
- the LOC118035099 gene encoding uncharacterized protein isoform X2 yields the protein MDSNKQGACFSSSSSSFTADLFGTTESAPVSSAGIFASMFPPPSTVGGRKSSGSEVTGSWQKQSYGNQAWKPKQGSPANSQAASYSMPDKDRNSVIQEERVEPCHLSSSLYYGGQENYSQSPSTQMAGSYPILKKDGEEDDPNGSNPHSASRGNWWQGSLYY from the exons ATGGACAGTAACAAGCAAGGggcttgtttttcttcttcttcttcttcattcacAGCCGATCTTTTTGGCACCACTGAATCAGCACCGGTATCTTCAGCTGGGATTTTTGCTTCTATGTTTCCACCTCCGTCAACG GTTGGAGGGAGGAAGTCTTCAGGCTCTGAGGTGACAGGATCTTGGCAAAAACAGTCCTATGGAAATCAAGCGTGGAAGCCCAAACAAGGATCTCCAG CCAATAGCCAGGCTGCAAGCTATAGCATGCCAGACAAGGACAGAAATTCAGTTATCCAGGAAGAAAGAGTGGAACCATGTCATCTAAGTTCATCCCTTTACTACGGTGGACAAGAAAACTACTCTCAATCCCCAAGTACTCAAATGGCTGGATCATATCCCATA CTCAAGAAAGATGGGGAAGAAGATGATCCTAACGGCAGCAACCCTCACAGTGCTTCCAGAGGAAATTGGTGGCAAG GTTCGCTTTATTATTAG
- the LOC118035097 gene encoding uncharacterized protein — translation MATIFSFRCLCFTIALLSAFSFVSFLFWFQCSSSYRYSNQMISQKENQPINLLSFPSTLNYLSFPSKLPSKYLKIALFVKKWPHRSLAGGLERHALTLHLALAKRGHELHIFTTSPSNSSFPRYPMSNLYFHLSKPTAAGYLDQAIVWKQFLTQNSTGKAFDIVHTESVGLLHTRSRNLTNLAVTWHGIAYETIHTDIIQELLRNPDEQQAYALTERITKVVEEVRFFPHYAHHVATSDHAGDILRRIYMIPEERVHVILNGVDEEIFKPDPAKGEAFKQKFGVAKSRSLVLGMAGRLVKDKGHPLMFEALKQMLVENGTFRENTIVLIAGDGPWGARYRDLGTNILVLGPLEQAQLASFYNAIDIFVNPTLRAQGLDHTLLEAMLSGSGRMAEEFWR, via the exons ATGGCTACTATCTTCAGTTTTCGTTGTCTCTGTTTCACCATCGCACTGCTATCTGCTTTCTCATTTGTCTCATTCCTCTTTTGGTTTCAATGCTCTAGCTCATACCGCTACAGTAACCAAATGATATCGCAGAAGGAAAACCAACCCATTAATCTCCTTTCTTTCCCTTCGACATTAAATTATCTTTCATTTCCATCAAAACTACCTTCAAAATATCTTAAGATCGCACTCTTTGTCAAGAAATGGCCACATAGATCTCTTGCAGGTGGCCTTGAGCGGCATGCCCTGACCCTTCATCTTGCTCTTGCCAAAAGAGGGCATGAGCTTCACATTTTCACCACTTCTCCTTCCAACTCCTCCTTCCCTAGGTATCCGATGAGCAACTTATATTTCCACCTCTCAAAACCAACAGCTGCTGGTTATCTGGACCAAGCTATTGTCTGGAAGCAATTTCTAACTCAAAACTCAACTGGGAAAGCCTTTGACATAGTCCACACTGAAAGTGTTGGGCTGTTGCATACCCGGTCACGAAACCTGACCAACTTAGCGGTTACTTGGCACGGGATTGCATATGAAACCATTCATACCGACATCATTCAAGAACTTCTTCGGAATCCTGATGAACAACAAGCATATGCGTTGACTGAAAGAATTACCAAGGTTGTTGAAGAGGTCAGGTTTTTTCCACACTATGCCCACCATGTCGCTACTAGTGATCATGCTGGAGATATACTGAGAAGGATTTATATGATCCCAGAAGAACGAGTTCATGTTATTCTCAATGGTGTGGATGAGGAGATTTTCAAGCCAGATCCTGCTAAAGGTGAGGCATTTAAGCAGAAATTTGGGGTTGCAAAGAGTAGATCTTTGGTTTTAGGCATGGCAGGGAGGTTAGTGAAGGATAAAGGACACCCCTTAATGTTTGAAGCTCTGAAGCAGATGCTTGTGGAAAATGGTACGTTTCGTGAAAACACCATTGTTCTGATTGCTGGAGATGGTCCTTGGGGTGCTAGATACAGAGATCTTGGGACCAATATACTAGTTTTGGGACCATTGGAACAAGCTCAGCTGGCGAGCTTCTATAATGCAATAGATATTTTTGTAAACCCAACTCTTCGAGCACAGGGATTGGATCATACTTTATTAGAAGCAATGCTTTCTG GGTCTGGGAGGATGGCAGAAGAGTTCTGGAGATGA
- the LOC118035278 gene encoding uncharacterized protein, producing MVSLHSSPGSILDCNIDLHLLNLDPRCSLLRTEHLACTRKDVEPCQQVPENVKQMILSVLVKNLESTEKKRKALQYSVNEDDDDEIKEISSNDKGKRVASGSGSTQTTLNQLLKKDVREEACRQIARFFYTSAIPFNCVKNPEFLKALELVAKHGPGFKPPSYYDIREKYLKQEVDQTMNLLEEYKLEWKKIGCSIMSDGWTDKKRRCICNFLVNSPKGTVFLSSVDTFNMSKTADKVFEMLDVIVERIGEENVVQVVTDNAANYKAAGQLLMEKRKSLF from the exons ATGGTGTCTCTCCATTCTTCACCAG GCTCCATCCTTGACTGCAATATTGATCTGCATCTGCTCAACCTCGACCCTCGGTGCTCACTGCTCAGAACAGAG CATTTGGCTTGCACTCGTAAGGATGTTGAGCCATGTCAACAAGTACCAGAAAATGTTAAGCAGATGATTTTAAGTGTTTTGGTGAAAAATCTAGAatcaactgaaaagaaaagaaaggcccTTCAATATAGTGTaaatgaggatgatgatgatgaaataaaagaaattagctcCAATGACAAAGGAAAGAGAGTAGCTAGTGGGAGTGGAAGTACACAAACAACCCTAAATCAATTGCTAAAAAAGGATGTTAGGGAAGAAGCATGTCGACAAATTGCAAGGTTTTTTTACACTAGTGCAATTCCatttaattgtgtaaaaaacCCTGAGTTTCTTAAGGCACTTGAATTAGTTGCAAAGCATGGGCCAGGTTTCAAGCCTCCATCCTACTATGATATTAGAGAGAAGTATTTGAAGCAAGAAGTGGATCAAACAATGAATTTGCTTGAGGAGTACAAGctagaatggaaaaaaattggTTGTTCAATAATGTCTGATGGATGGACGGATAAAAAAAGACGTTGTATTTGTAACTTTTTGGTTAATAGTCCTAAAGGGACGGTTTTTTTGTCATCGGTGGATACTTTTAATATGTCCAAAACTGCTGATAAGGTATTTGAGATGTTAGATGTCATTGTGGAGAGGATTGGGGAGGAAAATGTTGTCCAAGTAGTCACCGATAATGCTGCAAATTATAAGGCAGCGGGACaattattgatggaaaaaagaaagagtttgttttga
- the LOC118035283 gene encoding uncharacterized protein isoform X2 → MAVDLHDRDSLFLTSQYNHAVENTILAVDNKPTNQNGSTSLASSDFGSALSSPIESELGSTESESDQDDDYIAELTRQMAHHMLQDDDHERHEKTWSVAGWPQSTAWSELGSSQEEETVVVNKFEKFKIKEEEEIHKYANNEGCLSTSLKTLSVPSTVREPEISPADQFQSKQALIENQIKFYKLKNSEQIMKQQESLNGAKRSNWHKQNDPKRQVKQFQSKGRARGGQFTNHHGQKVSWANLQQQHRTGSEMRAVFLGDSCPRSRSGGGTGVFLPRGIGNTSGSQKKPGCSTVLIPARVVQALKLHFDKMGVASRSNGAILPIQQDASSGDVRCGLQLPQKKSKTPATPAVNSHQGTGLPQEWPY, encoded by the exons ATGGCTGTTGACCTACACGACAGAGATTCATTATTCTTGACCTCCCAATATAATCATGCCGTGGAGAACACCATTCTCGCCGTGGACAATAAACCCACTAACCAAAACGGGTCTACGTCCTTGGCTTCATCTGATTTTGGGTCTGCCCTGAGCTCGCCAATTGAATCAGAACTTGGTTCAACTGAGTCGGAAAGTGACCAAGACGACGATTACATTGCTGAGTTGACTCGTCAGATGGCTCATCACATGCTCCAAGATGATGATCATGAAAGACATGAAAAG ACATGGAGTGTTGCTGGCTGGCCACAATCAACAGCATGGTCAGAGTTGGGCTCGAGCCAAGAAGAGGAGACCGTGGTGGTGAACAAGTTTGAGAAGTTCAAGatcaaagaagaggaagagattCACAAGTATGCCAATAACGAGGGATGTCTAAGCACTTCGCTTAAAACCCTTTCAGTCCCTTCTACTGTCAGGGAACCTGAAATTTCCCCTGCCGATCAGTTTCAGTCCAAGCAAGCTCTTATTGAGAATCAAATAAAG ttctATAAGCTCAAAAATTCAGAGCAGATTATGAAGCAACAAGAGTCTCTAAATGGGGCAAAACGGTCCAATTGGCATAAACAAAACGACCCCAAACGACAGGTTAAGCAGTTTCAAAGCAAAGGGAGAGCTCGTGGTGGGCAGTTTACTAATCATCACGGGCAAAAGGTGTCATGGGCTAATCTACAACAACAACATAGAACCGGATCAGAGATGAGAGCAGTTTTCCTTGGTGATTCGTGTCCAAGAAGCAGGTCTGGTGGTGGCACGGGGGTGTTCTTGCCTAGAGGTATCGGCAATACTTCCGGGTCACAAAAGAAACCAG GTTGTTCAACTGTTCTTATACCAGCGAGAGTAGTTCAAGCGCTGAAACTCCATTTTGACAAAATGGGGGTTGCATCAAGATCCAATGGTGCTATTCTCCCTATTCAGCAAG ATGCTTCGAGCGGTGATGTGAGATGTGGCCTGCAACTACCGCAAAAGAAGAGCAAGACTCCGGCGACGCCGGCAGTAAATAGTCATCAAGGAACCGGTTTGCCTCAGGAATGGCCGTACTGA
- the LOC118035099 gene encoding uncharacterized protein isoform X1 codes for MDSNKQGACFSSSSSSFTADLFGTTESAPVSSAGIFASMFPPPSTVGGRKSSGSEVTGSWQKQSYGNQAWKPKQGSPANSQAASYSMPDKDRNSVIQEERVEPCHLSSSLYYGGQENYSQSPSTQMAGSYPILKKDGEEDDPNGSNPHSASRGNWWQGIMLQKGLEVY; via the exons ATGGACAGTAACAAGCAAGGggcttgtttttcttcttcttcttcttcattcacAGCCGATCTTTTTGGCACCACTGAATCAGCACCGGTATCTTCAGCTGGGATTTTTGCTTCTATGTTTCCACCTCCGTCAACG GTTGGAGGGAGGAAGTCTTCAGGCTCTGAGGTGACAGGATCTTGGCAAAAACAGTCCTATGGAAATCAAGCGTGGAAGCCCAAACAAGGATCTCCAG CCAATAGCCAGGCTGCAAGCTATAGCATGCCAGACAAGGACAGAAATTCAGTTATCCAGGAAGAAAGAGTGGAACCATGTCATCTAAGTTCATCCCTTTACTACGGTGGACAAGAAAACTACTCTCAATCCCCAAGTACTCAAATGGCTGGATCATATCCCATA CTCAAGAAAGATGGGGAAGAAGATGATCCTAACGGCAGCAACCCTCACAGTGCTTCCAGAGGAAATTGGTGGCAAGGTATTATGCTGCAGAAGGGCCTAGAAGTTTACTAA
- the LOC118035098 gene encoding uncharacterized protein, whose translation MSRNNHTITTTRIHIMALDGIVNVNSLFTLALFLGLAWYPTAPDPTTTLITDTSCIASSSIVEDLIAFHVYSFSSFLFSSLIALAVKQTIKIFDTNKDDDSDGVLRSAPLAHVNLVALRAGTLVSGFGSVFGCGFLMMALMDLVQIKLGVLGCGSLHTFAAVTPLVILVPSALVIYVFLMLYAFAR comes from the coding sequence ATGTCACGTAACAATCATACAATTACAACTACCAGAATCCACATAATGGCCTTAGATGGTATCGTCAATGTAAATTCTTTATTCACCTTAGCACTCTTTCTTGGTCTTGCATGGTACCCCACGGCACCTGACCCCACCACCACCCTTATCACTGATACTTCCTGCATCGCCTCTTCTTCCATCGTCGAGGATCTCATCGCTTTCCACGTCTATTCTTTCAGCTCCTTTCTGTTCTCCAGTCTCATTGCTTTGGCTGTCAAGCAAACCATCAAGATTTTTGATACCAACAAAGATGATGATTCTGATGGGGTTCTGCGTAGTGCGCCCCTGGCTCATGTTAACTTGGTGGCTTTACGGGCTGGGACTTTGGTTTCTGGGTTTGGGTCGGTTTTTGGATGCGGGTTCTTGATGATGGCTTTGATGGACTTGGTGCAAATAAAGTTGGGGGTTCTGGGCTGTGGGAGTTTGCATACATTTGCTGCGGTTACTCCTCTGGTTATTTTGGTCCCTTCGGCTTTggtaatatatgtttttcttatgcTTTATGCGTTTGCGCGCTAG
- the LOC118058008 gene encoding transcription factor IIIB 60 kDa subunit-like — translation MRSCGSCREKVLAYYDENGIVSCSRCGKVLEFSYLSSEASFVKTKSGESHVAGSFVRSVESENASRERLYERARDDMLNIKNGLGMGENLGIVNQAMVYYRIAVERNFTRGRRTDQVQAACLYIACRENRKPYLLIDFSIYLQINIYVLGAVFLQLCKVLNLTEHAICQKLHDPSIFIHKYTASLSGGKNKEISDDALTIIASMNYHWIQTGRTPSALWGAALYISALSHGLNCSKSDIVSHA, via the exons ATGAGGTCTTGCGGCTCTTGTCGAGAAAAGGTTCTTGCATATTATGACGAAAATGGCATCGT GTCATGTAGTCGCTGTGGGAAAGTTCTGGAGTTCAGTTATCTTTCATCTGAAGCCTCTTTTGTAAAAACTAAGTCGGGGGag AGTCATGTGGCAGGTTCGTTTGTTAGGTCTGTTGAAAGCGAAAACGCTTCACGGGAGAGGTTGTATGAAAGAG CACGTGATGACAtgctaaacataaaaaatggcTTAGGCATGGGTGAAAATCTTGGCATAGTTAACCAAGCTATGGTGTATTACAGA ATAGCAGTTGAACGGAATTTCACTAGGGGCCGTAGGACAGATCAAGTACAGGCTGCTTGTCTTTACATTGCATGCCG GGAAAACAGAAAACCATATcttcttattgatttttctatttacttGCAGATAAATAT TTATGTACTAGGTGCTGTATTTTTGCAGCTCTGCAAAGTTTTAAATCTTACTGAGCATGCCATTTGTCAGAAACTTCATGATCCTTCCATTTTCATACACAAATATACAGCTA gtttatcaggaggaaaaaacaaggaaatttCTGATGATGCACTGACCATTATAGCAAGTATGAATTACCATTGGATACAg ACAGGGAGAACGCCCAGTGCATTGTGGGGTGCAGCATTATATATATCTGCACTTTCACATGGCCTCAACTGCTCCAAATCTGACATCGTAAGTCATGCTTGA
- the LOC118035282 gene encoding copper transporter 6 has product MDPDHHLPGMSPPPPSTPMNGTDGMHHKMMMHMTFFWGKETLILFSGWPGTSSGMYVLALVFVFVLAVLVEWLSHSRLVKPGPSNVAAGLIQALVHAVRVGLAYMVMLAVMSFNGGVFIVAVAGHLVGFLIFGSRVFKDTETTPYHKTFELPPTSN; this is encoded by the coding sequence atggaCCCTGACCATCATCTGCCTGGCATGTCACCGCCGCCGCCATCAACACCCATGAACGGCACCGACGGGATGCACCACAAGATGATGATGCACATGACATTCTTCTGGGGCAAGGAGACATTGATCCTTTTCTCCGGCTGGCCTGGCACAAGTTCAGGCATGTATGTGCTAGCCTTGGTGTTCGTTTTTGTGCTTGCGGTCCTGGTCGAGTGGCTCTCTCATAGCCGATTAGTCAAGCCAGGTCCCAGCAATGTCGCAGCTGGTCTTATACAGGCATTGGTGCATGCTGTCAGGGTTGGTCTTGCCTATATGGTAATGCTTGCTGTCATGTCCTTCAACGGCGGTGTGTTTATTGTAGCCGTGGCGGGACATCTTGTAGGTTTTTTGATCTTCGGGAGCAGAGTTTTCAAGGATACAGAGACGACGCCGTATCACAAGACCTTCGAGCTTCCTCCAACAAGTAATTGA
- the LOC118035283 gene encoding uncharacterized protein isoform X1, translated as MAVDLHDRDSLFLTSQYNHAVENTILAVDNKPTNQNGSTSLASSDFGSALSSPIESELGSTESESDQDDDYIAELTRQMAHHMLQDDDHERHEKTWSVAGWPQSTAWSELGSSQEEETVVVNKFEKFKIKEEEEIHKYANNEGCLSTSLKTLSVPSTVREPEISPADQFQSKQALIENQIKVIQFYKLKNSEQIMKQQESLNGAKRSNWHKQNDPKRQVKQFQSKGRARGGQFTNHHGQKVSWANLQQQHRTGSEMRAVFLGDSCPRSRSGGGTGVFLPRGIGNTSGSQKKPGCSTVLIPARVVQALKLHFDKMGVASRSNGAILPIQQDASSGDVRCGLQLPQKKSKTPATPAVNSHQGTGLPQEWPY; from the exons ATGGCTGTTGACCTACACGACAGAGATTCATTATTCTTGACCTCCCAATATAATCATGCCGTGGAGAACACCATTCTCGCCGTGGACAATAAACCCACTAACCAAAACGGGTCTACGTCCTTGGCTTCATCTGATTTTGGGTCTGCCCTGAGCTCGCCAATTGAATCAGAACTTGGTTCAACTGAGTCGGAAAGTGACCAAGACGACGATTACATTGCTGAGTTGACTCGTCAGATGGCTCATCACATGCTCCAAGATGATGATCATGAAAGACATGAAAAG ACATGGAGTGTTGCTGGCTGGCCACAATCAACAGCATGGTCAGAGTTGGGCTCGAGCCAAGAAGAGGAGACCGTGGTGGTGAACAAGTTTGAGAAGTTCAAGatcaaagaagaggaagagattCACAAGTATGCCAATAACGAGGGATGTCTAAGCACTTCGCTTAAAACCCTTTCAGTCCCTTCTACTGTCAGGGAACCTGAAATTTCCCCTGCCGATCAGTTTCAGTCCAAGCAAGCTCTTATTGAGAATCAAATAAAGGTCATTCAA ttctATAAGCTCAAAAATTCAGAGCAGATTATGAAGCAACAAGAGTCTCTAAATGGGGCAAAACGGTCCAATTGGCATAAACAAAACGACCCCAAACGACAGGTTAAGCAGTTTCAAAGCAAAGGGAGAGCTCGTGGTGGGCAGTTTACTAATCATCACGGGCAAAAGGTGTCATGGGCTAATCTACAACAACAACATAGAACCGGATCAGAGATGAGAGCAGTTTTCCTTGGTGATTCGTGTCCAAGAAGCAGGTCTGGTGGTGGCACGGGGGTGTTCTTGCCTAGAGGTATCGGCAATACTTCCGGGTCACAAAAGAAACCAG GTTGTTCAACTGTTCTTATACCAGCGAGAGTAGTTCAAGCGCTGAAACTCCATTTTGACAAAATGGGGGTTGCATCAAGATCCAATGGTGCTATTCTCCCTATTCAGCAAG ATGCTTCGAGCGGTGATGTGAGATGTGGCCTGCAACTACCGCAAAAGAAGAGCAAGACTCCGGCGACGCCGGCAGTAAATAGTCATCAAGGAACCGGTTTGCCTCAGGAATGGCCGTACTGA